In Ferribacterium limneticum, a genomic segment contains:
- a CDS encoding histidinol-phosphatase has product MNLALFDLDNTLLTGDSDFEWAQFLISKGVVDRELQEAKNIQFYEQYKAGTLDIYEFLNFQLAPLTRHSREELDAWHREYMARHILPIIGQPSRALVKSHLDAGDLCAIVTATNSFVTGAICREFGIPHLIGTIPAVNPENGRFSGSPSGTPSFREGKIERVEAWLESLGLWWGSFADSYFYSDSHNDLPLMGKVKTPVAVDPDEKLHAHASQMGWKIITLR; this is encoded by the coding sequence ATGAATCTTGCCCTCTTCGACCTCGACAACACCCTGCTCACCGGCGACTCCGACTTTGAGTGGGCGCAATTCCTGATCAGCAAAGGCGTCGTCGACCGCGAGTTGCAGGAAGCCAAGAACATCCAGTTCTACGAGCAATACAAGGCCGGCACGCTCGACATCTACGAATTCCTGAATTTCCAGCTCGCCCCGCTGACCCGTCATTCGCGGGAAGAACTCGATGCCTGGCACCGCGAATACATGGCCCGCCACATCCTGCCAATCATCGGCCAGCCGTCCCGCGCCTTGGTCAAGAGCCATCTCGATGCTGGCGACTTGTGCGCCATCGTCACCGCCACCAACAGCTTCGTCACCGGCGCCATTTGCCGCGAATTCGGCATTCCGCACCTGATCGGCACCATTCCTGCGGTCAACCCGGAAAATGGCCGATTTTCAGGATCGCCCAGCGGCACACCGTCCTTCCGCGAAGGCAAGATCGAACGCGTCGAAGCCTGGCTCGAATCGCTCGGCCTGTGGTGGGGCAGCTTCGCCGACAGTTATTTCTACAGCGACTCGCACAACGACCTGCCGCTGATGGGTAAGGTCAAGACGCCGGTGGCCGTCGATCCGGACGAAAAGCTGCACGCCCATGCCAGTCAAATGGGCTGGAAAATCATTACTTTGCGGTAG
- the panD gene encoding aspartate 1-decarboxylase produces MQRTMLKSKLHRVTATHADLHYEGSCAIDEDLLEAANIKEYEQIDIWNVNNGERFTTYAIRAERGSGVISVNGSAARRAAPGDILIIATFAVYNEVELARHEPDLIYVDSQNRITRRGHKIPVQAAA; encoded by the coding sequence ATGCAGAGAACAATGCTGAAATCCAAGTTGCACCGCGTGACGGCAACCCACGCCGACCTGCACTACGAGGGTTCCTGCGCCATCGATGAAGACCTGCTTGAAGCGGCAAACATCAAGGAATACGAACAGATCGATATCTGGAACGTAAACAATGGCGAGCGTTTCACCACCTATGCCATCCGCGCCGAACGCGGATCGGGCGTCATTTCCGTCAATGGTTCGGCGGCCCGCCGCGCCGCCCCGGGCGACATCCTGATCATCGCCACCTTCGCCGTCTATAACGAAGTCGAACTGGCCCGCCACGAGCCCGATCTGATCTACGTCGATTCGCAGAACCGCATCACGCGTCGCGGTCACAAGATTCCGGTGCAAGCAGCCGCCTGA
- the folK gene encoding 2-amino-4-hydroxy-6-hydroxymethyldihydropteridine diphosphokinase: protein MNTAYVALGANLGDPAATVLAAFAALANLPESRVVHSSSLYRTAPVGLTDQPEFVNAVAELETTLAPEALLAALFDIEERFGRIRAEKNGPRTLDLDLLLYNDQFLDLPRLTLPHPRLHLRAFVLQPLAEIAPRLAIPGRGTVAAWLPAVANQGIVRL, encoded by the coding sequence ATGAACACTGCCTACGTTGCGCTGGGCGCCAACCTCGGCGACCCGGCGGCTACTGTTCTGGCCGCCTTCGCCGCCCTGGCCAACCTGCCGGAAAGCCGCGTTGTCCATAGCTCTTCGCTCTATCGAACGGCGCCGGTCGGTCTCACCGATCAGCCCGAATTCGTCAATGCGGTGGCCGAACTGGAAACCACACTGGCGCCGGAAGCCCTGCTCGCCGCGCTGTTTGACATCGAAGAACGCTTCGGCCGCATCCGCGCCGAGAAGAACGGCCCGCGCACGCTCGACCTAGACCTGCTGCTCTACAACGACCAGTTCCTCGACTTGCCGCGCCTGACCCTGCCCCACCCGCGCCTGCACCTGCGCGCCTTCGTCCTCCAGCCGCTGGCTGAAATTGCGCCGCGGCTCGCCATCCCCGGGCGCGGCACCGTCGCCGCCTGGCTTCCGGCCGTCGCCAATCAGGGCATCGTCCGACTGTGA
- a CDS encoding DMT family protein, translating to MTFAWYSHLKHLNDKPWWIAALISWGIALFEYLLQVPANRIGNTELSLGQLKILQEVITLAIFVPFVVFYMQQPLKLDYLWAALCILGAVYFVFRT from the coding sequence ATGACTTTCGCCTGGTATTCGCATCTCAAGCATCTCAACGACAAGCCGTGGTGGATCGCTGCGTTGATTTCGTGGGGCATCGCGCTGTTCGAATACCTGCTGCAGGTGCCAGCCAACCGCATCGGCAATACCGAACTCAGCCTCGGCCAGCTCAAGATCCTGCAGGAAGTGATCACCCTGGCCATCTTCGTCCCCTTCGTCGTTTTCTACATGCAACAGCCGCTCAAGCTTGACTACTTGTGGGCCGCCCTGTGTATCCTAGGCGCCGTCTATTTCGTTTTCCGGACCTAA
- a CDS encoding radical SAM protein encodes MNAPSRPVHLLYVPTLACNLGCSYCYLGTQTTEAKLKEDSARAVSTLRHALTALDEAGVLAFNVSLHGGEVTTLPPAVLDELFSMVRAHYLKHFDAISALGHKKLAPHIKTNLYKFAPLYDLFDRHKVSISASIDLPLKLHEEHRRTLGGKGWRDLACDNLRRLAAYPHAKKISATLAAEHLADLPALIDDIWYIHRDLGFDMNQMNLMFAFPSALNTAARGNPLAPADEATQLALYDALNAAFAGTELEEGLRRNWFDEFTPSYCTNAINCGERFYLLQSDGNVYSCVRGQGLPEFHYGNVFTDSVDTILATGARKIATIHQQFGLANDCRACGHLAQCHSGCAVVKFQRQHAKSYTCQLQKALYRDYPQRFPALAGDEQAAYARHYIARAHPGLAIAEPPPPPAPAALVLPSDLVDAKNGLRALIAADPILVELYRADAWRLELNDEWLALESQILRARADCHTLLPGDQIRLHLRRELFAVACTEPVRNTVYLQVLRDTPVVYGDEQRSKQEHLFTYQRFANCLSDSPLGDDWAMLDLAPLLALHAPLFQRGVRNNLLVTTGYLRDYHYQKQKANAFYHVQAINLPFQNLEFHYLTEA; translated from the coding sequence ATGAACGCGCCGAGCCGTCCCGTCCACCTCCTCTACGTGCCAACCCTGGCCTGCAACCTGGGCTGCAGCTACTGCTACCTGGGCACGCAGACGACCGAGGCGAAACTCAAGGAAGACAGCGCACGCGCCGTATCCACGCTGCGTCACGCGCTGACGGCACTCGACGAGGCCGGCGTGCTGGCCTTCAACGTATCGCTGCACGGCGGCGAAGTGACGACGCTGCCGCCAGCCGTACTCGATGAACTGTTCAGCATGGTTCGAGCGCATTACCTCAAGCATTTCGATGCGATTTCCGCGCTCGGCCACAAGAAGCTGGCGCCACACATCAAGACCAATCTCTACAAATTCGCACCGCTCTACGACCTGTTCGACCGCCACAAGGTATCGATCAGCGCCTCCATCGATCTCCCGCTGAAGCTGCATGAAGAGCATCGCCGCACCCTGGGCGGCAAGGGTTGGCGCGATCTGGCCTGCGACAACCTGCGCCGCCTTGCCGCCTACCCGCACGCCAAGAAAATTTCGGCGACGCTGGCCGCCGAACATCTGGCTGACCTGCCGGCGCTGATTGACGACATCTGGTACATCCACCGCGACCTCGGTTTCGACATGAACCAGATGAACCTGATGTTCGCCTTTCCCTCGGCGCTCAACACCGCCGCCCGAGGCAATCCGCTGGCGCCGGCCGACGAGGCAACCCAGTTGGCGCTCTACGACGCCCTCAATGCTGCCTTCGCCGGCACTGAACTGGAGGAGGGCTTGCGCCGGAACTGGTTTGACGAATTCACCCCGAGCTATTGCACCAACGCCATCAATTGCGGCGAACGCTTCTACCTGCTGCAGAGCGACGGCAACGTCTATTCCTGCGTGCGCGGCCAGGGCCTGCCGGAATTCCACTACGGCAACGTGTTCACCGATAGCGTCGACACCATCCTCGCCACCGGCGCCCGCAAGATCGCCACCATCCATCAGCAATTCGGCCTGGCCAACGACTGCCGCGCCTGCGGCCATCTGGCGCAATGTCACAGCGGCTGTGCCGTGGTCAAATTCCAGCGGCAACACGCCAAGTCCTATACCTGCCAGTTGCAGAAGGCGCTCTACCGCGATTACCCGCAGCGCTTCCCGGCGCTCGCCGGCGACGAACAGGCCGCCTACGCCCGCCACTACATCGCCCGCGCCCACCCCGGGCTGGCCATCGCCGAGCCACCGCCACCGCCTGCCCCCGCTGCGCTCGTCCTGCCCAGCGATCTGGTCGACGCCAAGAACGGACTGCGCGCACTGATTGCCGCTGACCCTATCCTGGTCGAACTCTATCGGGCCGACGCCTGGCGACTCGAACTCAACGATGAATGGCTGGCGCTGGAATCGCAAATCCTGCGCGCCCGCGCCGATTGCCACACCTTGCTGCCGGGCGACCAGATTCGCCTGCACCTGCGCCGCGAGCTATTCGCCGTTGCCTGCACGGAGCCCGTGCGCAACACGGTCTACCTGCAAGTGTTGCGCGACACGCCGGTGGTGTACGGCGACGAGCAGCGCAGCAAGCAGGAGCACCTGTTTACCTACCAGCGCTTCGCCAACTGCCTGAGCGACAGCCCGCTCGGCGACGACTGGGCCATGCTCGACCTCGCCCCGCTCCTCGCCCTGCATGCACCGCTGTTCCAGCGTGGCGTGCGCAACAACCTGCTGGTGACCACCGGCTACTTGCGCGACTACCATTATCAGAAACAGAAAGCGAACGCCTTCTACCATGTGCAGGCCATCAACCTGCCCTTCCAGAACCTTGAGTTTCACTACCTGACCGAGGCTTGA
- the panB gene encoding 3-methyl-2-oxobutanoate hydroxymethyltransferase has product MSAQTITRRLTQADLAKLYQAGEKVVMFTCYDASFARLLDGAGVDSILIGDSLGNVIQGHDTTLPVTVADIAYHTACVKRGSDHAFIIADMPFGSYQESPEQAFRNAVTLMAAGAQMVKLEGGQEMAKTVKFLVDRGIPVCGHVGLTPQSVHALGGYKVQGKGEAAAQKLKDDALAVQNAGATMVVLEAIPAVLAAEVTALLSMITIGIGAGKDCSGQVMVLHDAFDIPPGKKAKFVKNFMEGASSIHDAACRAVAAVKDGSYPGPEHTYSA; this is encoded by the coding sequence ATGTCAGCCCAAACCATCACCCGCCGCCTGACCCAGGCCGATCTTGCCAAGCTTTATCAAGCCGGCGAGAAGGTCGTCATGTTCACCTGCTACGACGCCAGCTTCGCCCGCCTGCTCGATGGCGCCGGGGTCGATTCGATCCTGATCGGCGATTCGCTGGGCAATGTCATCCAGGGCCACGACACGACGCTGCCGGTCACCGTCGCCGACATCGCTTACCACACCGCCTGCGTCAAACGCGGTTCGGACCACGCTTTCATCATCGCAGACATGCCTTTCGGGAGTTATCAGGAATCGCCGGAACAAGCCTTCCGCAACGCCGTCACGCTGATGGCGGCCGGCGCCCAGATGGTCAAACTTGAAGGCGGCCAGGAAATGGCAAAAACGGTCAAATTTCTGGTTGACCGTGGCATTCCGGTCTGTGGCCACGTCGGCCTGACGCCGCAATCGGTCCACGCACTCGGCGGCTACAAGGTCCAGGGCAAGGGCGAAGCAGCCGCGCAAAAGCTCAAGGATGACGCACTGGCCGTGCAAAATGCCGGCGCCACGATGGTCGTCCTCGAAGCCATTCCCGCCGTCCTGGCCGCCGAAGTTACGGCCCTGCTGAGCATGATCACCATCGGCATCGGTGCCGGCAAGGACTGCTCCGGCCAGGTCATGGTGCTGCACGATGCTTTCGACATCCCGCCGGGCAAGAAGGCCAAGTTCGTCAAGAATTTCATGGAAGGCGCCAGCAGCATCCACGACGCCGCCTGTCGCGCCGTCGCCGCCGTCAAGGACGGCAGCTATCCAGGCCCCGAACACACCTATTCCGCCTAG
- the tyrS gene encoding tyrosine--tRNA ligase has product MYQSPLIQDLQDRGLIAQITDAAALDKLLTEESVTLYCGFDPTADSLHLGHLVPVLILKRFQEAGHKPIALVGGATGMIGDPSFKATERKLNTPDVIATWVDKIRGQVEPFLKFDGANAAIMANNYDWFGGMNCLEFMRDIGKHFSVNAMIKKESVQQRLTREDQGISYTEFSYSLLQGYDFAELNKRYGCVLQIGGSDQWGNIVAGTDLTRRLHQQHVFGLTLPLITKADGTKFGKTESGAIWLDPKKTSPYAFYQFWLNTSDADVYKFMNFFTFLPVTRIAEIEAADKASGGKPEAQRILAEEATRLVHGEVALMAARRITDSLFHGQLENLTENDLEQLAQDGMPGVQIDKSAGSLIDALVAAGLAKSKSEARTFIQSGSVAINGAKAEALDHQIADDERLYGRFTILRRGKKNYGLVSWQ; this is encoded by the coding sequence ATGTACCAGTCCCCCCTCATCCAGGATCTGCAAGATCGCGGCCTGATCGCCCAGATCACCGACGCTGCGGCGCTCGACAAACTGCTGACTGAGGAATCGGTAACGCTCTATTGCGGCTTCGACCCGACGGCGGACAGCCTGCACCTCGGCCACCTGGTCCCCGTGCTCATCCTCAAGCGCTTCCAGGAAGCCGGCCACAAGCCCATCGCCCTGGTCGGCGGCGCCACCGGCATGATCGGCGACCCGAGCTTCAAGGCCACCGAGCGCAAGCTCAATACGCCGGACGTCATCGCCACCTGGGTCGACAAGATCCGCGGCCAGGTTGAACCCTTCCTCAAGTTCGACGGCGCCAACGCCGCCATCATGGCCAACAACTACGACTGGTTCGGCGGCATGAACTGCCTCGAATTCATGCGCGACATCGGCAAGCACTTCTCGGTCAATGCCATGATCAAGAAGGAATCCGTGCAGCAACGCCTGACGCGCGAAGACCAGGGCATTTCCTACACCGAGTTCTCCTACAGCCTGCTTCAGGGCTACGACTTCGCCGAACTCAACAAGCGTTACGGCTGCGTGCTGCAGATCGGCGGTTCCGACCAGTGGGGCAACATCGTCGCCGGCACCGACCTGACGCGCCGCCTGCATCAGCAGCACGTCTTCGGCCTGACCCTGCCGCTGATCACCAAGGCCGACGGCACCAAGTTCGGCAAGACCGAATCCGGCGCCATCTGGCTCGACCCGAAAAAGACCTCGCCCTACGCCTTCTACCAGTTCTGGCTCAACACCAGCGACGCCGACGTCTACAAGTTCATGAATTTCTTCACCTTCCTGCCGGTGACGCGCATCGCCGAGATCGAAGCGGCCGACAAGGCCAGTGGCGGCAAACCGGAAGCCCAGCGCATCCTGGCCGAGGAAGCGACCCGTCTGGTGCACGGCGAAGTCGCCCTGATGGCCGCCCGCCGCATCACCGACAGCCTGTTCCACGGTCAACTGGAAAATCTGACCGAAAATGACCTCGAACAACTGGCCCAGGACGGCATGCCCGGCGTGCAGATCGACAAATCTGCAGGCAGCCTGATCGATGCCCTGGTCGCCGCCGGCTTGGCCAAATCAAAATCCGAAGCCCGCACTTTCATCCAGAGCGGCAGCGTCGCCATCAATGGTGCCAAAGCCGAGGCCCTGGACCACCAGATCGCCGACGACGAGCGCCTCTACGGCCGTTTCACCATCCTGCGTCGCGGCAAGAAAAACTACGGTTTGGTCAGCTGGCAGTAA
- the pcnB gene encoding polynucleotide adenylyltransferase PcnB has protein sequence MIRKFISRVFSGKKPKAGKHEPAVIPVSSHGITRDRISSGSRRVCETLQGHGFKAYVVGGAVRDLLIGAVPKDFDIATDATPEEVRRAFRRSRIIGRRFQIVHVMMGQETLEVTTFRGMLDEKTKTDEHGRVLHDNVFGSHADDAARRDFTANALYYDPATEAVIDYHHGVGDLKQKTLRMIGEPRARYREDPVRMLRAVRLAAKLGLFIDPEAKKPIREMASLLENVPAARLFDEMLKLLTSGHSVKCITQLRDEGLHHGLLPLLDVILEQPMGEKFVMLSLKNTDDRIRQEKGVSPGFLFATLLWHEVLAHWEKLKAKGEAKIPALYQAMDTVIDVQGEKLAITRRIAGDIKDIWALQPRFEARAGKRPYALLEQPRFRAGYDFLVLRAESGEVDIELAEWWTRFQKVDGEERAEMLQPEQAGDKKRRRRKKKPATEGSSPPPAE, from the coding sequence GTGATCCGCAAATTCATATCCCGCGTTTTCAGCGGCAAGAAGCCCAAGGCCGGCAAGCACGAACCGGCCGTCATTCCCGTCTCCAGCCACGGCATCACCCGCGACCGCATCAGCAGCGGCAGCCGGCGCGTTTGCGAAACCCTGCAAGGCCATGGCTTCAAGGCCTACGTCGTCGGCGGTGCAGTACGCGACCTGCTGATCGGCGCCGTGCCCAAGGATTTCGACATCGCCACCGACGCCACGCCGGAAGAGGTCCGCCGCGCTTTCCGCCGCTCACGCATCATCGGCCGCCGCTTCCAGATCGTGCATGTCATGATGGGCCAGGAAACCTTGGAAGTGACCACCTTCCGCGGCATGCTCGACGAAAAGACGAAGACCGACGAACACGGCCGCGTCCTCCACGACAACGTTTTCGGCAGCCATGCCGACGACGCCGCCCGCCGCGACTTCACGGCCAACGCGCTGTACTACGACCCGGCCACCGAAGCCGTCATCGACTATCACCACGGCGTCGGCGACCTCAAACAAAAAACCCTGCGCATGATCGGCGAGCCGCGCGCCCGCTACCGCGAAGACCCGGTCCGCATGCTGCGCGCCGTCCGCCTCGCCGCCAAGCTAGGCCTATTCATCGATCCGGAAGCCAAGAAACCGATCCGCGAAATGGCCAGCCTGCTCGAAAACGTGCCGGCCGCCCGCCTTTTCGACGAAATGCTCAAGCTGCTGACCTCCGGGCATTCGGTCAAATGCATCACCCAGCTCCGCGATGAGGGCCTGCACCACGGCCTGCTGCCGCTGCTCGACGTCATTCTCGAACAGCCGATGGGCGAGAAATTCGTCATGCTCTCGCTCAAGAACACCGACGACCGCATTCGTCAGGAAAAAGGCGTCTCACCCGGCTTCCTGTTCGCCACCCTGCTCTGGCACGAAGTGCTGGCCCACTGGGAAAAGCTCAAGGCCAAGGGCGAGGCGAAGATTCCGGCGCTTTACCAGGCGATGGATACGGTCATCGACGTGCAGGGCGAAAAACTCGCCATCACGCGCCGCATCGCCGGCGACATCAAGGACATCTGGGCGCTGCAACCACGCTTCGAAGCGCGCGCCGGCAAACGCCCCTACGCCCTGCTCGAACAGCCGCGCTTCCGTGCCGGCTATGACTTTCTGGTACTGCGCGCCGAATCCGGCGAAGTCGACATCGAACTGGCCGAGTGGTGGACGCGCTTCCAAAAGGTCGATGGCGAAGAACGCGCCGAAATGCTGCAACCCGAGCAGGCCGGCGACAAAAAGCGCCGCCGCCGCAAGAAAAAACCGGCCACCGAAGGTAGCTCCCCCCCCCCCGCAGAATGA
- the hda gene encoding DnaA regulatory inactivator Hda — MRQLILDLLPESSPTLDNFVAGGNAQTLALLTEWLAGTRTDTSFCLWGEAGSGCSHLLQASGFAYIDAALDPALKSAPTAEQLAVDHVEMLDETGQIALFNHFNRLKMAFGMLLTAAAQPPAHLTLREDLRTRLGSGLICRLQPLSDAEKAEALATQAKERALKLTPEIIDYLMRHAPRDMRRLSAIIVALDQYTLEQKRAVTLPLLRELLNQEANA; from the coding sequence ATGCGCCAGCTGATTCTCGATTTGCTGCCCGAAAGCTCGCCCACCCTGGATAACTTCGTCGCTGGTGGAAATGCTCAAACGCTGGCCCTGCTCACCGAATGGCTGGCCGGAACACGCACCGACACGTCATTCTGCCTGTGGGGAGAAGCCGGCTCGGGATGCTCGCATTTGCTGCAGGCAAGCGGCTTTGCCTATATCGACGCGGCCCTCGACCCGGCACTGAAATCAGCCCCAACTGCGGAGCAACTGGCTGTCGATCACGTTGAAATGCTTGACGAAACTGGCCAGATCGCCCTCTTCAATCATTTCAACCGCCTCAAAATGGCCTTCGGAATGCTGTTGACCGCAGCCGCGCAGCCGCCGGCTCACCTCACGCTGCGCGAAGACCTGCGCACCCGCCTCGGCTCCGGCCTGATCTGCCGCCTGCAACCGCTGTCCGACGCCGAAAAGGCCGAAGCCCTGGCCACCCAGGCCAAAGAGCGCGCCCTCAAGCTGACGCCGGAAATCATCGACTACCTGATGCGCCACGCCCCGCGCGACATGCGCAGGCTATCGGCCATCATCGTCGCCCTCGACCAATACACGCTGGAACAAAAACGCGCCGTCACCCTGCCGCTGCTGCGCGAACTGCTCAACCAGGAAGCCAACGCATGA
- the panC gene encoding pantoate--beta-alanine ligase translates to MQIISAIADLRAALQGRGRVVFVPTMGNLHAGHISLMEQARAHGDTVVASIFVNRLQFGPNEDFDKYPRTFQADCDKLAAAGVDVLFAPTEADLYPEPQEYTVEPPAIQNILDGEFRPGHFRGVATVVLKLFNIVQPQAAVFGKKDYQQLMVIRNMTRQLALPIAIIGGETVRAEDGLALSSRNGYLSEAERAEAPRLYRLLNEIRAAIRAGEIDTVKLENAAISELTAAGWKTDYVAVRQQADLSMPKGVNAPLVVLAASRLGTTRLIDNIEV, encoded by the coding sequence ATGCAAATCATTTCCGCCATCGCCGACCTGCGTGCGGCGCTCCAGGGGCGCGGCCGCGTCGTTTTCGTGCCGACCATGGGCAACCTGCACGCCGGCCACATCAGCCTGATGGAACAGGCGCGGGCCCACGGCGACACCGTGGTCGCCTCGATCTTCGTCAATCGCCTGCAATTCGGCCCGAACGAGGATTTCGACAAGTACCCGCGCACTTTCCAGGCCGACTGCGACAAGCTGGCTGCCGCTGGCGTCGATGTGCTGTTCGCGCCGACCGAAGCCGATCTTTACCCGGAACCGCAGGAATATACGGTCGAACCGCCGGCCATCCAGAACATCCTCGACGGCGAATTCCGCCCCGGCCATTTCCGCGGTGTCGCCACCGTCGTCCTCAAGCTGTTCAACATCGTCCAGCCGCAGGCCGCCGTGTTTGGCAAGAAGGACTACCAGCAGCTCATGGTCATCCGCAACATGACCCGCCAGCTGGCCTTGCCGATAGCCATCATCGGCGGTGAAACGGTGCGCGCCGAGGACGGCCTGGCCCTTTCTTCACGCAACGGCTACCTGAGCGAGGCCGAGCGCGCCGAAGCGCCGCGCCTGTATCGGCTCCTCAACGAAATCCGCGCCGCCATCCGGGCGGGCGAAATCGACACCGTCAAACTGGAAAATGCAGCCATTTCCGAGTTGACCGCAGCCGGCTGGAAAACCGACTATGTTGCAGTGCGACAACAAGCCGACCTGTCTATGCCGAAAGGCGTAAACGCCCCGCTGGTGGTGCTTGCCGCCAGCCGCCTGGGAACGACGCGGCTCATTGATAACATTGAAGTTTGA